The following coding sequences lie in one Gloeocapsa sp. PCC 73106 genomic window:
- a CDS encoding BrnT family toxin — MSFEWDENKNLKNQEMHGLSFEAAQEAFAGNIVVKVDNRFDYGEVRKVLLGEVRGRVVFIVFTEREGNIRIISARKANRKEVRAYYEEID, encoded by the coding sequence ATGAGTTTCGAGTGGGACGAAAACAAAAATCTGAAGAATCAGGAGATGCACGGGCTTAGCTTTGAAGCAGCGCAAGAAGCTTTCGCCGGTAACATTGTGGTAAAAGTCGACAATCGTTTTGATTATGGAGAGGTTCGAAAGGTTTTGTTGGGCGAGGTAAGAGGAAGGGTAGTTTTCATTGTCTTCACCGAGAGAGAGGGTAATATTCGGATTATCTCAGCGAGAAAAGCAAATCGGAAGGAGGTTAGAGCTTATTATGAAGAAATCGATTGA
- a CDS encoding DHHA1 domain-containing protein has translation MIYFLYHKNCLDGYGSALAAYLKFKMDAEYIPVQHQEPVPHLKSESTIYLLDFCYPREVIETMLKNHTVIVLDHHKTALEDMVGLIGLKDSVFDLQRSGAMITWQYFHQEKQIPTLFKLIQDRDIWQWRYQETAPVTAALMTVGYEDLEKWLPYLEEEQIAKLTEMGKIILKANTQAVKSQLSMSYLGRLPGKKELIPMVNTPHLISETCQAMLTAQCYQEYQVVAAWYVQKERVSYSLRSRPGFDCAQIALEYGGGGHPQASGFSCLDKPE, from the coding sequence ATGATTTATTTTCTATATCATAAAAACTGTCTTGATGGTTATGGTAGCGCTTTAGCGGCTTATCTCAAATTTAAAATGGATGCTGAGTATATACCTGTTCAGCATCAGGAACCAGTCCCCCATCTTAAATCAGAGAGTACGATCTATCTGTTAGATTTTTGTTATCCTCGTGAGGTGATAGAAACAATGCTAAAAAATCATACAGTTATCGTCTTAGACCATCATAAAACAGCCTTAGAGGATATGGTTGGGTTGATAGGCTTAAAAGATTCGGTGTTTGATTTACAAAGATCAGGAGCAATGATTACTTGGCAGTACTTTCATCAGGAAAAGCAAATCCCCACTTTATTTAAGTTGATTCAAGATCGAGACATTTGGCAGTGGCGTTATCAGGAAACAGCACCGGTAACCGCGGCTTTGATGACGGTTGGATATGAAGATCTCGAGAAATGGTTACCTTATTTAGAAGAAGAACAAATAGCTAAATTGACAGAAATGGGTAAGATTATCCTCAAAGCTAATACCCAAGCGGTAAAAAGTCAATTGTCTATGTCCTATTTGGGGAGACTACCAGGTAAAAAAGAATTGATCCCTATGGTGAATACACCCCATTTGATTAGCGAAACTTGTCAAGCAATGTTGACAGCACAATGCTATCAGGAGTATCAGGTAGTGGCAGCTTGGTATGTACAAAAAGAGAGGGTTTCTTATTCCTTGCGATCGCGCCCCGGGTTTGACTGTGCCCAAATAGCCTTAGAATACGGAGGAGGGGGTCATCCGCAAGCTTCTGGGTTTTCCTGCTTAGACAAGCCCGAATGA
- a CDS encoding chlororespiratory reduction protein 7: MPDSIMYQGDAYVVLEPDLPEQFLTAPELLEKLQGVIVAHPENLPRELKKFASVEEQAQFLLTNYCDFDLAPGEYLQWYLVRLEK; encoded by the coding sequence ATGCCAGATTCTATTATGTATCAAGGAGACGCTTATGTCGTGCTTGAGCCTGATTTACCGGAACAATTTCTCACCGCACCCGAACTCTTAGAAAAGCTTCAAGGTGTTATTGTCGCTCATCCTGAGAATCTACCGAGAGAATTAAAAAAATTTGCTTCTGTTGAGGAACAAGCCCAATTTTTACTGACTAATTACTGTGATTTTGATTTAGCACCAGGTGAATATTTGCAGTGGTATTTGGTGCGATTAGAAAAGTAG
- a CDS encoding aldo/keto reductase gives MFSKTSRRNFLLAGLTLAGTIAWKTQAKQAPNELATLPIRILGKTGVEVPIFGLGGAGKTPLSKPGKEAESRRLIEAAFTGGIRYFDTAASYGPSEEYLGKVIPSFRNQVFLASKTGARSRDGALRDLERSLQRLNTDHLDLWQLHHVSFNEELDQIFSQNGAIKALEEAIAQKIVRFSGITGHHEPQIIADGLTRYPFDTTLITLNAADIHHPRPFSTSVLPLAQSQNVGVIAMKVPAYGRLFKPGVLDGMHEALGYSLSLPGVHCCIVAAEDVAQLQSNLNVARNYQPLNLAQMQTIEQKTAHAWEDNNFFRAWT, from the coding sequence ATGTTCAGTAAAACTTCTCGGCGTAACTTTTTACTAGCAGGATTAACCTTAGCGGGAACTATAGCTTGGAAAACTCAAGCTAAGCAAGCTCCTAATGAGTTAGCGACCCTTCCTATTCGTATTCTCGGTAAAACGGGTGTAGAAGTGCCTATTTTTGGCTTGGGAGGTGCGGGGAAAACCCCTCTTTCTAAACCGGGAAAGGAAGCAGAATCTCGACGCTTAATTGAAGCTGCTTTCACTGGTGGTATCCGTTATTTTGATACAGCCGCTAGTTATGGTCCCTCAGAAGAGTATCTCGGTAAGGTTATACCCTCTTTTCGTAATCAGGTGTTTCTGGCGAGTAAAACCGGTGCTAGATCTAGGGATGGCGCTCTCAGAGATTTAGAGCGATCGCTCCAACGTCTCAATACCGATCATCTGGATCTTTGGCAATTGCATCACGTCTCTTTTAATGAGGAATTAGACCAGATCTTCAGCCAAAATGGCGCAATTAAAGCTTTAGAAGAGGCTATAGCCCAGAAAATAGTTCGTTTTTCCGGTATTACTGGACATCACGAACCCCAAATTATTGCCGACGGTTTGACTCGTTACCCCTTTGATACTACTCTGATTACGCTTAACGCTGCCGATATCCACCATCCTCGTCCCTTTAGTACTAGTGTATTACCTCTAGCTCAATCTCAAAATGTGGGAGTAATCGCGATGAAGGTTCCCGCTTACGGTCGTTTATTTAAACCTGGAGTACTCGACGGGATGCACGAAGCCTTAGGTTACTCTTTATCTTTACCGGGGGTTCATTGTTGTATTGTTGCCGCTGAAGATGTAGCCCAACTACAAAGCAATCTCAATGTAGCTCGCAATTATCAACCTCTAAACTTGGCACAAATGCAGACAATTGAGCAAAAAACGGCCCACGCATGGGAAGATAATAACTTTTTCCGGGCTTGGACTTAG
- a CDS encoding ATP-binding protein, which produces MSVEHPLGTIIQGSLSQGLEVRLNPDVSVEDMRVGKFLVVQGVRSRFFCLLTDVSLGTANARIIANPPSPNDTLLQQILAGSGTYGTLELSPMLMLTDLPEDFLPHIGNDSNLASFIPQTNSNIQLMPVKTIPSHFSQVYEASERDFRLVFGWEDDPSRCNFSIGQPLDMDVPICIDLERFVERSNGVFGKSGTGKSFLTRLLISGIIRKQAAVNLMFDMHSEYGWEAVSEGKQFSTVKGLRQLFPGQVEIYTLDPASTKRRGVRSAQDLFLSFDQIEIEDIRLVSNELGLSEASLDNANILHSEFGESWILQLLSMSNEDIQTFCLEKQGHKGSIMALQRKLMRLEHLKYIRNACAHNYIDDILQFLDAGKHVVIEFGSQSNLLSYMLVTNMITRRIHGAYVYKAENFLQTKNVLDRPRQLVITIEEAHRFLDSSIVHQTIFGTIAREMRKYFVTLLVVDQRPSGIDNEVMSQIGTRITCLLNDEKDIDAIFTGVSGGQSLRSVLAKLDSKQQALILGHAVPMPVVVRTRAYDQQFYREISDSFCENVPDAEVFATAEKAIADLEF; this is translated from the coding sequence ATGAGTGTAGAACATCCCTTAGGTACAATCATTCAGGGTTCTTTGAGTCAAGGTTTGGAGGTCAGACTAAATCCCGATGTTTCCGTGGAAGATATGCGGGTGGGCAAGTTCTTAGTCGTTCAAGGCGTACGTTCTCGTTTTTTTTGTCTGCTTACCGACGTTTCTCTAGGTACTGCTAATGCCAGAATTATCGCTAATCCTCCTAGTCCTAATGATACTTTATTACAGCAAATTTTAGCAGGTAGCGGTACCTATGGCACGCTTGAGCTCTCTCCGATGTTGATGCTGACGGATTTGCCTGAAGATTTCTTGCCTCATATCGGTAATGATAGTAATTTGGCTTCTTTTATCCCCCAAACTAATAGCAACATTCAATTAATGCCAGTTAAAACTATTCCTAGTCATTTTAGTCAGGTTTATGAAGCTAGTGAGAGAGACTTTCGCCTGGTGTTTGGTTGGGAAGATGATCCGAGTCGCTGCAATTTTTCTATTGGTCAACCTTTGGATATGGATGTACCTATCTGTATCGATTTAGAACGCTTCGTTGAACGTAGTAATGGTGTTTTCGGTAAATCTGGTACGGGGAAGTCTTTTTTAACTCGTTTGTTGATTTCGGGAATCATTCGCAAACAAGCTGCTGTCAATCTGATGTTTGATATGCACTCGGAATACGGCTGGGAAGCGGTGAGTGAAGGAAAACAATTCAGTACGGTTAAGGGTTTACGTCAGTTGTTTCCTGGACAGGTTGAAATATATACTTTAGATCCTGCGTCTACTAAGCGTCGTGGTGTCAGAAGTGCACAAGATTTGTTTCTCAGTTTTGACCAAATTGAGATCGAAGATATTCGTTTGGTGAGTAATGAGTTGGGTTTGTCAGAAGCTAGTTTAGATAATGCCAATATTCTCCATTCGGAATTTGGTGAATCTTGGATTCTTCAGCTACTAAGTATGAGTAACGAGGATATTCAGACGTTTTGTCTAGAAAAACAGGGTCACAAGGGTTCGATTATGGCCCTACAACGTAAGTTAATGCGTTTAGAACATCTTAAATATATACGTAATGCTTGTGCCCATAACTATATCGACGATATTCTACAGTTTCTTGATGCGGGTAAACACGTGGTGATAGAGTTCGGCTCCCAGTCTAATCTGCTTTCTTATATGCTGGTTACCAATATGATTACCCGTCGTATTCACGGGGCTTATGTTTACAAGGCAGAAAATTTTCTTCAAACTAAAAATGTTTTGGATCGCCCTCGTCAACTCGTGATTACCATTGAAGAAGCTCATCGCTTTCTTGATTCTAGCATCGTACATCAGACTATTTTTGGCACCATCGCTCGGGAAATGCGTAAATATTTTGTCACTCTGCTAGTGGTAGATCAACGTCCTTCTGGTATCGATAACGAGGTTATGTCCCAAATCGGTACGCGCATTACCTGTTTACTTAACGACGAAAAGGATATTGATGCTATTTTTACTGGTGTTTCCGGAGGTCAAAGTTTGCGTTCGGTTTTGGCTAAGTTAGATTCAAAACAACAAGCTCTAATTCTCGGTCACGCTGTCCCGATGCCCGTAGTCGTTCGTACTCGTGCCTACGATCAACAATTCTATCGGGAAATCTCTGATTCTTTCTGCGAAAATGTCCCGGATGCTGAGGTGTTCGCTACAGCAGAAAAAGCGATCGCTGACCTTGAATTCTAG
- a CDS encoding RNA polymerase sigma factor, RpoD/SigA family, whose amino-acid sequence MPTAKTTATPKKTLLSADMVRTYLHEIGRVPLLTPEQEISYGKQVQKMMSLIEAKEKLNKQLGREANKQEWAQYVQMDPEELEKTQQKGQRAKRKMIEANLRLVVAIAKKYQKRNMEFLDLIQEGSLGLERGVEKFDPTKGFKFSTYAYWWIRQAITRAIAQQGRTIRLPIHITEKLNKIKRTQRELSQRLGRNPSPSEIARELELQPAQIREYLSVARQPISLDVRVGDNQDTELSELLEDDSVSPDKYITQELLRQDLRMLLDELTPQQQQVISLRFGLEDGKEMSLAKIGKQLNLSRERVRQLEHQALAHLRKRRDNIEEYIIAS is encoded by the coding sequence ATGCCCACTGCCAAAACCACAGCAACACCAAAAAAAACCCTACTCTCGGCAGATATGGTTCGTACTTATCTCCACGAGATTGGTCGAGTACCCTTGCTTACCCCGGAACAAGAAATAAGTTATGGGAAGCAAGTGCAAAAAATGATGTCTTTAATAGAAGCTAAAGAAAAACTAAATAAACAACTGGGAAGAGAAGCAAATAAGCAAGAATGGGCTCAATACGTCCAAATGGATCCAGAGGAACTAGAGAAGACGCAACAAAAAGGACAAAGAGCGAAGCGTAAGATGATTGAAGCGAATCTACGTTTAGTAGTAGCGATCGCGAAAAAATACCAAAAACGCAATATGGAATTTTTAGATCTAATCCAAGAAGGAAGTTTAGGATTAGAAAGAGGGGTAGAAAAATTTGACCCAACCAAAGGCTTTAAATTTTCAACCTACGCCTACTGGTGGATTCGTCAAGCGATTACCAGAGCGATCGCGCAACAAGGTCGTACCATTAGGTTACCCATCCATATTACAGAAAAGCTCAACAAAATCAAGAGAACTCAGCGAGAATTATCCCAAAGATTGGGACGTAATCCTAGCCCTAGCGAAATCGCCCGGGAATTAGAATTGCAACCTGCTCAAATCCGAGAGTACCTGAGTGTTGCGCGTCAACCTATCTCCTTAGATGTGCGCGTAGGTGATAACCAAGACACCGAACTATCGGAACTTTTAGAAGACGATAGCGTTTCTCCTGACAAATACATCACTCAGGAATTATTACGCCAAGACTTGCGTATGCTTCTCGATGAACTAACCCCTCAACAGCAACAGGTAATTAGTCTGCGCTTCGGGCTAGAAGATGGCAAGGAAATGTCTCTAGCCAAGATTGGCAAACAACTCAATCTCAGCCGAGAAAGAGTTCGTCAACTAGAACACCAAGCGTTAGCTCACCTGCGCAAACGACGGGACAATATCGAAGAGTACATCATTGCTAGCTAG
- a CDS encoding YdiU family protein, with translation MTAKEYNPFLSLDYQTALESLGEDYFDVVDAAVFPQKILRFRNDQLLQILGLPAEKVSDRHFTEAFGEFQGVRPFLALRYHGYQLGHYNPYLGDGRGFIYGQIRGGDGRLYDLGTKGSGTTPYSRNADGRLTLKGGVREVLAGEALFQLGVNTSRCLSLVETGESLWRGDEPSPTRAAVMVRFSHSHLRFGTFERLHYLQRPDLIERLLDHLIYYYYPELIGLEDAYPRFYAQLVTKVATLAAQWMAAGFCHGVLNTDNMSLTGESFDYGPYAFIPTYNPRFTAAYFDYGSLYSYGNQPRICYFNLEKLQIPLSMVIPISDLERGLAEFDECYENTYRQLMLQKLGFTQLSTAEGSELLAQTIQLLQESQIGYHQFFAELAQQFNYAWRSHPETILENSTITAGNLAIWRNIYQRCLQQLEIETIGDRLSTANPQTALLRPVIESVWDPIAQQDDWEPFYALLLRISQKQ, from the coding sequence ATGACAGCAAAAGAATATAATCCATTTCTGAGTCTTGACTATCAAACTGCCTTAGAAAGCTTGGGAGAGGATTACTTCGATGTAGTCGACGCTGCTGTATTTCCTCAGAAAATCCTCCGTTTTCGCAATGATCAACTGTTACAGATTTTGGGATTACCAGCAGAAAAGGTAAGCGATCGCCATTTTACTGAAGCCTTCGGCGAATTCCAAGGAGTAAGACCATTTTTAGCTCTACGTTACCACGGTTATCAATTGGGTCACTATAACCCCTATCTGGGGGATGGGAGAGGTTTTATCTATGGACAAATCCGCGGGGGAGATGGACGTCTCTACGACTTGGGAACCAAAGGATCAGGAACCACCCCCTACTCTAGAAACGCTGATGGTAGACTCACTCTCAAAGGAGGAGTAAGAGAGGTATTAGCGGGTGAGGCTTTATTTCAATTAGGTGTCAATACTTCCCGTTGTTTAAGTTTAGTAGAAACGGGCGAATCTCTGTGGCGTGGTGATGAACCTTCCCCCACAAGAGCCGCGGTAATGGTGCGTTTCAGTCATTCTCATCTGCGTTTTGGCACTTTTGAACGTCTCCACTACCTACAACGTCCTGATTTGATTGAAAGGTTGTTAGACCATCTGATTTACTATTACTATCCCGAATTGATAGGATTGGAGGATGCTTACCCTCGGTTTTACGCTCAGTTAGTGACCAAAGTAGCTACCTTAGCAGCTCAATGGATGGCTGCAGGTTTCTGTCATGGGGTACTCAATACCGATAATATGTCTCTAACTGGGGAAAGTTTTGATTATGGTCCCTACGCTTTTATTCCTACTTACAATCCTCGCTTTACCGCCGCTTATTTTGACTATGGTAGTTTGTATAGTTATGGGAATCAGCCTAGGATTTGTTACTTCAATCTAGAAAAACTGCAAATACCTCTGAGTATGGTTATACCTATCTCTGATTTAGAAAGAGGTTTAGCCGAGTTCGACGAATGTTATGAAAATACTTATCGTCAGTTGATGTTGCAAAAGCTGGGTTTTACTCAACTATCCACTGCAGAAGGGTCAGAATTATTGGCACAAACTATACAATTACTGCAAGAGTCTCAGATTGGTTATCATCAGTTTTTTGCCGAGTTAGCTCAACAGTTTAACTACGCTTGGCGTTCTCATCCCGAGACGATTCTGGAAAATTCAACTATTACTGCTGGAAATTTAGCAATTTGGCGCAATATCTATCAAAGGTGTCTACAACAGCTAGAAATAGAGACAATAGGAGATCGCCTATCAACTGCTAACCCTCAAACCGCTTTACTGCGACCTGTGATTGAGTCTGTTTGGGATCCTATCGCACAGCAGGATGATTGGGAACCTTTTTACGCTCTACTCCTACGTATCTCTCAGAAACAGTAA
- the dxr gene encoding 1-deoxy-D-xylulose-5-phosphate reductoisomerase, translating into MKAITILGSTGSIGTQTLEIVAQYPEQFRVVGLATGSNVAMLVEQIAQFRPAIVALRQKEKLAELRSAIASLDYQPLVLAGEEGIAEVASYGDAEIVVTGIVGCAGLLPTIAAITAGKDIALANKETLIAGGPVVLPLIEKHGIKLLPADSEHSAIFQCLQGVPTCGLRRIILTASGGAFRDLPVEKLASVTVQDALKHPNWSMGRKITVDSATLMNKGLEVIEAHYLFGLDYEHIDIVIHPQSIIHSLIEVQDTSVLAQLGWPDMRLPLLYALSWPERIYTDWEPLDLVKVANLTFKEPDHHKYRCMNLAYAAGKAGGSMPAVLNAANEQAVALFLEEKIKFLDIPRLIESVCDRHQRDNSLTPSLEDILSADQWAREEVLRSSQLLTSV; encoded by the coding sequence GTGAAAGCAATTACCATTCTTGGGTCCACAGGCTCCATTGGTACTCAAACTCTAGAGATTGTCGCCCAATACCCCGAACAGTTTCGAGTCGTAGGTTTAGCTACAGGTAGTAACGTAGCTATGCTAGTAGAGCAAATAGCTCAATTTCGCCCCGCCATCGTCGCCCTTCGTCAAAAAGAGAAATTAGCCGAGTTGAGGAGTGCGATCGCTTCTCTCGATTATCAGCCACTGGTATTAGCAGGAGAAGAGGGTATCGCCGAGGTAGCTAGTTACGGTGACGCTGAAATTGTGGTCACTGGTATCGTCGGTTGCGCTGGTTTATTACCAACGATCGCAGCTATTACCGCAGGGAAAGATATTGCTTTAGCTAATAAAGAAACATTGATCGCAGGAGGACCAGTAGTTTTACCCTTAATAGAGAAACATGGTATTAAGTTACTCCCAGCAGATTCAGAACATTCTGCCATCTTTCAATGTCTCCAGGGTGTTCCTACATGCGGTTTACGACGCATTATTTTAACCGCATCTGGAGGCGCTTTTAGAGATTTACCCGTAGAAAAATTAGCCTCTGTTACGGTACAAGACGCTCTTAAACACCCCAATTGGTCTATGGGACGTAAAATTACCGTAGATTCAGCAACTTTGATGAACAAAGGACTAGAAGTGATCGAAGCTCATTATCTCTTTGGTTTAGATTATGAACATATTGATATTGTTATTCACCCTCAGAGTATCATTCATTCTCTGATTGAAGTGCAAGACACCTCGGTATTAGCTCAATTAGGTTGGCCCGATATGCGCTTACCTCTACTTTACGCGCTCTCTTGGCCAGAACGCATCTATACTGATTGGGAACCTTTGGATCTAGTTAAGGTAGCTAATCTGACTTTTAAAGAACCTGATCATCATAAATACAGATGTATGAATTTAGCTTATGCGGCTGGAAAAGCAGGTGGATCGATGCCCGCGGTACTCAATGCAGCTAATGAACAGGCTGTGGCACTGTTTTTAGAAGAGAAAATTAAGTTCTTAGATATTCCCCGTTTGATTGAAAGCGTGTGCGATCGCCATCAACGTGATAACTCTCTTACACCCAGTTTAGAAGATATCCTGAGCGCAGATCAATGGGCTAGAGAAGAAGTACTTAGAAGTAGTCAATTACTTACCTCAGTTTAA